A stretch of Sphingorhabdus sp. YGSMI21 DNA encodes these proteins:
- the moaA gene encoding GTP 3',8-cyclase MoaA, protein MRRPMQDGFGRKIDYLRISVTDRCNFRCQYCMSEKMTFMSKSELLTLEEITLIAERFIGHGIRKIRLTGGEPLVRRDMKDVIQRLGRKVASGELEELTLTTNGSLLTEYADHLASHGVRRINVSMDTLDPAGFAEITRGADVSVVLDGIRAASEAGIRVKINMVAVRDFNEADLVPMAEYCAERGHDLTVIESMPLGDVGADRKLAHIAADAFLAPLQDQYSIQPISHRSSGPARYVSVEPLGLRLGLITPLSNNFCDDCNRLRLTTDGKIFMCLGHNAHVDLRAAVRENGIAAVDQLLQQALKLKPQRHDFNAQLDGSAEILERHMNVTGG, encoded by the coding sequence ATGAGGCGCCCAATGCAAGACGGTTTCGGACGCAAAATTGATTATCTTCGCATTTCGGTCACCGACCGGTGCAATTTCCGCTGCCAATATTGCATGTCGGAGAAGATGACCTTCATGTCGAAGTCCGAGCTTCTGACACTGGAAGAGATCACTCTCATCGCCGAACGTTTTATCGGTCACGGCATCCGGAAGATCCGGCTGACCGGCGGCGAGCCGCTGGTGCGACGGGATATGAAAGACGTGATCCAGCGGCTGGGCAGAAAGGTGGCTTCCGGCGAGCTGGAAGAACTGACCCTGACCACCAACGGCTCGTTGCTCACCGAATATGCCGATCATCTCGCGAGCCATGGCGTACGGCGGATCAATGTCAGCATGGACACGCTCGATCCCGCCGGCTTTGCCGAGATCACCCGCGGCGCCGATGTGAGCGTCGTGCTGGACGGCATAAGAGCCGCCAGCGAAGCCGGTATCCGGGTCAAGATCAACATGGTTGCGGTTCGCGACTTCAACGAAGCCGATCTCGTGCCGATGGCCGAATATTGCGCCGAACGGGGACATGATCTGACGGTTATCGAGAGCATGCCTCTGGGCGATGTAGGGGCTGATCGAAAGCTGGCCCATATTGCCGCCGATGCGTTCCTGGCGCCCTTGCAGGACCAATATTCCATCCAGCCCATTTCCCACCGCAGCTCCGGCCCCGCGCGCTATGTCTCGGTCGAACCCCTGGGTCTGCGCCTCGGCCTGATCACACCGCTGAGCAACAATTTCTGCGATGATTGCAACCGCTTGCGCCTGACCACCGACGGCAAGATATTCATGTGCCTTGGTCACAACGCACATGTCGATCTGCGCGCGGCGGTTCGCGAGAATGGCATCGCTGCCGTTGACCAATTGCTCCAACAGGCTCTAAAGCTCAAACCGCAGCGCCATGATTTCAATGCGCAGCTCGATGGGTCCGCAGAGATATTGGAGCGTCATATGAACGTCACAGGCGGATGA
- a CDS encoding NAD kinase → MNDKKWALIVSPTAPAQEAADKLKALLDWVPVEEADQAVVLGGDGFMLQTLHQMLNRRKIMPVYGMNLGTVGFLMNNWHLEDLNERLAKARAFKVKPLKMDVETISGASFTLPAINEVSLLRETRQTAKLEIEINGRIMMEELVCDGVLIATPAGSTAYNLSANGPILPLTCNLLALTPISPFRPRRWKGAILPDKMEITIRVLNPEKRPVSAVGDQQEVRDVSCVKVAIDRSQSLTMLFDPEHALDDRIAMEQFVV, encoded by the coding sequence ATGAACGACAAGAAATGGGCACTGATCGTGTCTCCTACGGCGCCGGCGCAGGAAGCGGCCGACAAGCTGAAAGCGCTGCTCGACTGGGTTCCGGTCGAAGAAGCCGATCAGGCCGTGGTTCTGGGCGGCGACGGTTTCATGCTGCAGACCTTGCACCAGATGCTCAATCGCCGGAAGATCATGCCGGTCTATGGCATGAACCTGGGCACGGTCGGCTTCCTGATGAACAACTGGCATCTGGAAGACCTGAACGAGCGCCTCGCCAAGGCCCGCGCTTTCAAGGTCAAGCCCCTGAAGATGGATGTCGAGACCATTTCCGGCGCCAGTTTCACCCTGCCCGCGATCAATGAAGTGTCGCTGCTGCGCGAAACCCGGCAAACAGCAAAGCTCGAAATCGAGATCAACGGCCGGATCATGATGGAAGAGCTGGTCTGCGATGGCGTTCTCATTGCCACGCCCGCCGGCTCGACCGCCTATAATCTGTCCGCAAACGGTCCGATTCTTCCGCTGACCTGCAATCTTCTCGCGTTGACCCCGATCAGCCCGTTCCGGCCACGCCGCTGGAAAGGCGCCATATTGCCGGACAAGATGGAGATCACCATCCGCGTCCTCAACCCCGAAAAACGGCCGGTCAGCGCGGTTGGCGACCAGCAGGAAGTACGCGATGTCAGCTGCGTAAAGGTGGCCATCGACCGTAGCCAGTCGCTGACCATGTTGTTCGATCCGGAACATGCACTGGATGATCGCATCGCCATGGAACAATTTGTCGTTTGA